The Mus pahari chromosome 22, PAHARI_EIJ_v1.1, whole genome shotgun sequence genome includes the window AATATGGTACAATAGACATGTCTCTGTCTAGTCATCCAGGCAAATTtctactgttattttttttcttttctagtagtTTGTCCTAGAGTGAACCATTAGACACTAGCAGACCTGCACCATATACTCCTTTAACCACTGACTGGGTCTTAGGGTCTTTTAGTCTCACCATGGTCAAGAGAACTCACAGTTCTGAATCaattttctttcacttattttgGTATAAATTTGTTACATATTTAAGACAGGGATACAAAATTGAGGGAGAATAAGTTTATTAACACCACAGGATTCCTTTTCCTGTTCTCCGTCCAAGCATCCAGGCCTGTGGTCCTTGGCCAGCTGGCAGGTTTAGCCAGGAGGCCACTGTAGCTGTCGGCCTCCAAGTACGTGAATGTGCAGGTGATACACAGACTGTGCACCCATCTTGCCATCATTAACCACTGAAACagagcttgaggttagggatcaGGGTCACAGGGGGGAAAAAGGTCGAAACAAGAAAAAGATCACATCAAGTAATAGGGATTCATGGACAAAAGCCACTCACCAAGTCGATACCCATCTTTCAGACCCTCGGCCTGTGCTACCTTCTTGGCCACAAGGAGTAAGTGTCCTAGAAGCTAAAGGGAGAGGGCAGAGGTGGCTTTCCCGGTAGGAGCCAAATAATCCAAGGCTCCTCCCAGACaagccccgccccccgcccctgttTTCCTCACCTGTTGGTCGTCCTCCTCAGCCTGGCTAATTCGAGGAATGGGCTTCCTAGGAATGACCAGAAAGTGCACAGGAGCCTGAGGAGCTACATCACGAAACACAAGGCACTGGGAGCAGTGACAGGTGAGAGGTTGGTGTTACTCCATCAGGCACCATGGCACCCATGACATTCACAAGAGGATTGGGCTCTAAGGGGACCCCTCTCCCACCTGCTGATCTTCATATAGAATGTCAGCTGGGAGGCTCCGGTCCAAAATCCGGGAGAAGATGGTGGGTGATGCTCCTCCGGGAGCTGCTTTCTGGGCCTTGGCCACTTCACTCCCGTCGGACTTCCCTGCGTTTCCTCGGACCTGAGGGTGGGGCGGGTGACCCCAAGGGAGAGAGCTGGCAGTAATTTTCCCAAACACTTAGTTGGGGTTGAAAGATGCTGGGCTCTGAGTGTTACTAATGTCATTCTTCTAAGAACCTATTAGTGCTTTTCACTCCAAGGAAAAATTGCTGACTTTCAGAGCCTGAAGCGTATCGTAGGTCAGGTGACAGAACAGGCAGTGATTTCTAGGTAGGATTTGGGAGTGCAACTGATTCCTGTAACAGTGCCTGAGAAATCTAGCACCGCTCAGATAAGAAGGACCCAGAAGGGCAGTTTCAAGAGTGAGTTTTCTGTCTGGGTGTGGAGTCGTACATTTGTAATGCCAGCACCTAGGACggcgaggcaggaggatcggctACATTTAGAAACTCTTGGCTGGTGTgggatacataagaccctgtccccCAAAGCAAGACAACATTGAGGCCTCAGTTCCAATGCTACCCTTGAATTCATCAGATGAATGCCCCTGACAACTTCAAAGCATGGTTTGAATCCCGGTCCTAAGAGGGTTGAAACgctttactgtttttaaatgttatttctacTACGCTGTCTTCTGATGTTTAAGCCTCGTTACTTGATTTAATGCATTTGCCCTGACACTGGCTGATCTCTCATTTGGGTGTCAAATCTTACTGTGCGGCTTTCCTGTTAGTGTTCCTACGCAGGCCAAGCTGGCGCAGTCCTGGACATtctgctgcctcagtctcccacattgccaggattacaggaatgcgccaccatgcttggcttgtACACTGGATTTTCAGTTCCAGTCATGTGAAACAGCGGAGTTACGGAAGAGTTCAGCTGAGTGAACTAGGCTGTACCTGAGGGGGTAATAGGTAGGGATATCCCAGTTTCCCACCGGTTCAGAGAGGGCTGGAGTCAGTGTTTTACACTGAAGCGAAAACAGTGGGGTCAATGAAATCGCTGCTGCGTGTGGTGGTGTGTGGAAGATGAAGGAGCAAAATCGGTGAACATTATAGGATCAGAGGTCCGAGGAAGACAGCCGGCTAGCTCCCGGAAGGGAGCACTCACTTCttgcaagggggggggggtacgGTTGAAGCAGCCTAGAGCAGGCTCCCGGACAGCAGCACCCGCTTCATCTCAACCGAGACGCACCCCCGGGCTGTTCCCCGAAGCGGTCGCAGGCAGATCGCTTCTCAGTTCGAGTTTCTACGCCCGCCCGCAGAGTCCCGGAATTTGACCCTTGGCCGAGGCAGTGGCTCCGCGGGGATGAGTGTGCCGGCCCGGCCCCGGAATGCGCCAGTGCCTGCAAGACCCCTCGTCCCTCTGGCTGCTTCTCACCTGCGCCCCCCGGGACGTGGCGACCGCCAGGGTTCTGCGCGCAGCGCGCAAGCCCACGGccagcagcacagcagcagccATCTTCCCGAGAGTGTCGCCTGCAGGCGCAGCCCCATTGGCCGTGGCCTGCTGGGAGGGCGGGTCCCGTCGTACATCTCATTGGCTGCCTCTGCGAACGCAGGGCCAATTTTTGTTTGGTAGCGTGAAAATTCTTTTCCCATTGGGTCCCTACGCAGTTTCACTCTGAGATACGTTCCCATTCCATTGGAAGGACTAAACCTAGGGGTGGGATAGTTTCCTAATGAACTCAGGTTCACCACCTTGACCAAGCATACGTTGTGGTTCCCGAGTGGGTGGGACTTGCTCGTTCTCTGCCTGTCCCTTTTAGCTCTGGCCCCTCTtggcaaggggagaggggagaggggagaggggaagggggagggcgGGGCCTCTCCACCTGCTGCACAAAAGGCTAAAAGTAGCGCAGACCCATCTCCGCATTGGACAGGAGGGCGGGGTTCTGAGGACATTAGGTGTTTATTGGCTCCCGAAGCCACATGGGCGGGGCTCAAGGTGAATTGGGAccgggttgtttttttttccaatctgtgggGCAGGCACCTAGTCTTTTCTTAACAATTTCAGCCTTTGGACCACTGCAGAGATTTACACTTTGCAGTTTTGCACTTACATCAGTTttcagggcattttttttttcttaaacgaGTGAGGATGTATATTATACTATGCGTTATTCTTTTCTCCACTTCATAAGTGGTGTGTGGTGTCGTTATCTCTGTGCCTAGCATTTTCAGTGAGGCAGGTCTGATTGTATACacttttttaaatacaaaaatggtgtgtgtgtgtgtgtgtgtgtgtgtgtgtgtacgcctGTGGGTTATGTGCATATGGATGCTATAAGGCGTaggatgtcctggagctggagttacaggctgttgcgagccacctgatgtaggtgctggtaGCTGAATTCCAGTGCTCTCCAAGTTCAGTATATGCccttagctgctaagccatctctccagcccttaaagaTTTATACGTTTACGTGTGGGTGTATGTGCAAGCCCATGtgggtgcctgtagaggccagaagagggtgccaaaGATTCCTCcttaaagctggagttacatacagatagtgtgagcctcctgatgtgaATCAAGTTTCAGTCCTCTACAAGTGTAGCAAGCACTCAAGCACTGAACCATTTCGCCAGTTCTGCATCATGTTTTGAAATAAGAAACAAAGtattgccgggcggtggtgacgcacgcctttaatcccagtacttgggaggcagaggcaggctgatttctgagttcgaggccagcctggtctacagagtgagttccaggacagccagggctacacagagaaaccctgtctcgaaaaaccaaaaaaaagaaaagaaaagaaaaaagaaaagaaagaaagaaagaaacacagtatTTCCCttgagcagcagaggcaggaggatcactcaTGATTTCCAGGCCAGaatggtctacacagcaagactcagTCTCAAGAAAAACATTAGtatccccctaccccacccctctACCACCCGGAGAGTTCTGGTCTGGTGCAATAATGTAAGTTACTATCATATCTTTAGAGGCTGTTATGTTTTTGCACATGGTCTGATACATAAATGCTCAACAGCTGACTGAGTATTTGGTGTTTTGGGGTTCTGCAGCTTTTTATATGTAGTAATAAATGTCATGCTCCTTGTTGTGTCTTTCAGATTACTGTAGTTTATACACTTTGCAATGGCTACACACGGTGTCCCCAGGGACCTAATCACAGTAACTATTAACTGAATTAGTTTTATATGCTTATCACAGCCCATACCACCAATGCTGAGAAGCTTTTGGAGTTAAGACAATCGATCTCTTTTACATAACTATATTATTAGAGAACCACTCCCCCTTCAGAGGCTGATATGTCACCATATGCTTTTTGCCCTGGGATCCTAGCAATCTAGGCTGTATCCTTTCTTTATAAATGACCTTTCTAAATATGAGGGAATGGAAGGTCACCTTGCCCTTGAGCTCTAGATGTGAGACTTGAAAGCTGCCCCCTGAGAAGTGGGGATCAGTGGGCTGGGATGAGAAGAGGTGGAGATCTGAGGGGGCTGAGCTCCAGAGCTGGGTAATTCTTTGGGTTTTCACACAGAGCAGGCTACACAGGTTATTTGTTTTGTAGATCCGGCAAAGAGGGGACCTGGCATCACAAAGCCCACCACTGTCAGACTGTCCTGTGGCCATAAAATCACCTATGGAGTTCTGTCACTCCCTGACATCCATGATTTTGACCCTGACTCAAACCTGACCCTGGCGTGGACTCTTTATTCCAAACACCTGCCACCACCTGCAGCTGCTCTCTGCAACCTGCCTGCTCCGCAGGCCCCGTGCTGCCTGCTCCTCAGGCCCTGTGCTGCAGTGCATGCCATACACCTGCTCCTGGACCTCAAATAAGATTCCTTATCCCTTTGATGACTCCCATCACCTGGCAGTTATTCCCTGACATTGCTTTTCTCCACTTGAGACATCTTCTCCCTTCACTTCTTCAGTCCCATGtcttttgccttcttttcctcaCTATCCCAACAGCATCCCATGTGTACCCACTAATTTAAACTTTCCCTTTCGTCTCTAAGCAGATTCTCACTGCCAACCCCATGAATCCACGCTGCACTTGTCGTGTTCCCTCCAATTCCTTCCGTCATCCTCCCCCACTGCTCGCTTTCCTCATCCAGTCTCCCACTGTCCACTAATTCACTAATTCTCTTTCCCAGGGAGTGCTGTGTCATCAGAAGGGAACTTCTAGGAGTCCCTGCTCCCTGCATCTCACACTTCCTTCTGTGTTTTAAGAAATGAGGTGTCTCTTCATCAGAGCCTTAACCTCATCCTTTCTTCCACACCTGAGATCTTGTCTCACCAAGcatttctctcctcttctgcacCCTTCAGGATCCTTTTGTATATGGCCCCTTCCCATGttccttctttaaaaatcactacTTTGATCTACAGCCTACTTTGGGtgttgtttgatttctttcctctatGTCTTACCCAACCTCCTTGAAGGAACTCCTTCAAAGTCATGAATATTTGGAGTTTTCCTCCACCATGGCAGTGTAAAACCACTGCCCAAAGTCTCCAAAGATCTCCTAATTTCAATGTCTTTGCCTTATGGAATTCCAGTTACAACACAAACCACTGCCTAGTCTATTTTCCACTCTCCTATTGGCTCTCTTGAAGCCAGTCTTCTGGTGTCAAGGCCAGGAGCTTGAAAGTAGCCACGAGAGAGGAAGATGGCCAGAGTCAGCCTTCACTGGGCTTGGTGCTGTCTCTTGCCAGTAGTTAGAGCTGAGTGTACACTGAGTCTTGACGCTACCTGTTCCACAGAGAGCCAAGTCAGATTCTATTGGTTTCCACTTTATTGCTGATCTTGCCCAGGCTCAGTAAGTCTTGTGCCAGCTCTTGATGTTGTTTGCTCCTGGAGGAGGGAAGAGCAGAGGTGACAGGGTCAGGCGTGGGGGTCACTTGGGCCAGGAAATGCAAGGGATCTAGGGTGGGAACTGGGGTGGTCAGAGACACCCTGAGTCTGGAGGGCCTCAAGGTTGAGTTAGTGAGGATGGCATCTTGAAGGGCAGGCATCTCTGCAAAAGGCACACAGTCTGCTCCTGGGGATGGAAGGCAGTGCAGGCATGGGATGCAGGCATGGGATGCGGGGTAGGCTGGGGAACATAAGACCCGGAGAGGATGTGGGAGAAGGTGGGAGTGCCTTTCTGCCTGACCTTCTGCTTACAGATGCTGGCATGGTCCCCTGTCCCATGTTGTTCCCTCACCATAaggtctctttcctcttctcctggtATCTCCAGTCTCAAAGAACGTCTCGTGTTCTTCCCAGCGCCGGTCGCAGGCCACACAGAGGAAATTAGACTCAAAAGAGGGGCAGAAACAGCCTAGGATGGAAAAGCACCCAAGAGGAATATAAGGGGTTCTAGGGCCTCACCTCTTCCTCACATGCCTGTCTTCACCCCATACCCCCTCCCACCCAAGAGGAATATAAGGGGTTCTAGGGCCTCACCTCTTCCTTACCACACACCTGTCTTCATCCCataccccctctcccctcccaggcACCCCTTTGTACTAGAGTTACCATGGTGTCTGCAAGGATGAGCTCCGGTGGCTGCATGTTCTTCGTGAGTGTGTTTACAGCGACATTGGGCCCTCCAGGCCTTGGGGTCAAAGGTGGCCCGTTTCTTGAGCCAGAACTCACCCACCTCCTCTGGGCGTGAtgggataaaacaaaacatgaggcACCTGCACTGGCTCACACTGCAGGGCACTGACAGATCTTGGAGAACGGAGATGGTCGAGCATTAGAAACCAGCACCGGGCAAGACCCAACCTTTCTATGCAGATCTCTCCCCGATGTCTCTCCCTTCAAGAGCCCAGACTACAGCAGCCCCCTCCATATCTGACAAGAGTCTGGCAACTTCTTTCCTACCTGAGATGATCTGGTGTTCTCTCAACAAATGTCCACAAAAGCACTTGGACTCGTCTCCTATCCGGAAACAGTCCCATAAGTAATGCGGGCAGCGCCAGCCAATGTAGATACCTACATATGGAGTAACAGGGAagactgaaaaaggaaaagaaatcctaAATTCCCTACAAGTAAGTGTTCAGATGGATCCCcctggagtggggggtgggggtggggaacttaCCACCCTGCTCACCTCCggctcttagatttttttttttttttaaattctcttatCGCAAAGAATCATTGGTTCCCTTCCCATCCTGGGATCCACTCTTTGCCAGCCTATGAGAGACAACTGAAGGCAGTCTTGTTTTGGAGCAGGGAGATTATAGAAAACACTGAAGGTGAACAGGAGGGCCCCATGACTGTAGGGTTTCTtacctcctcccctctccatgccagAGTCCAGCCTGAGGTGTCAACGGTGAGCAAGAGATAAGCTAACTGGCCAAGAGGATAGTAGGTGATGGGAATTGGTTCATGAAGAGAATTGCTAGTGAAGGACCCTGGAGACAGGCTAGAAATGGGCCATATCTGGTGTGCAGAGGAGGGAGAATGCCTGCTCCCTCACTGGCCAGGTTGACACCCCCGCAGTGCCCCTGTGTCCTAGTGTCATGTAACTAATGCCCTCAATGATTCTGAGAAGGGTGGCTGATGGCTCTCCAGAGATCAGGAGAAAGGGACCTGTCAGAAGTCATGACCGGAAGATCAAGATAATCTAAGTTGTAAGGAATGGAAAGGGCAtctggagagaaaaaggaagctaGTGTCCCTGAAGAGGGGCACTGACAGGCAGTTACAAGACCCTGGTTTTAGCAGTGGGGGCTGAAAGAATTCAGCTTTGTGGCAAGTCCAGGACAGGGCTGGGCAGAGGTGACAGGAGAGCTGGACAGCCTCCTGCTTCTTCATGAGAGCAGAGACTATCCTAATTTCTAGTCCAGACTCTGGCCTGAGTCCCCATGGAGGAGCCGTAGCTATAGGATCACACCTGTTGAAGGTCTCAATGGAAGTGTCACCTCTTCTAAAAGTTGTCCCCAGCTTCCCCACAAAGGCGGGATCTATATTTTCATCTATAGCTCTAATCCTGCCATGAAAGAAATGTCAGAGAGTATAGACCTCCTGACTGACTGAGTGAACAAATTCCTGCTGTGGCATAATCCACAACTCTGTGCCTCAGCCCAGGCGCTCTTATCTTACCCATAGGTTCTAAGGTTCTAAAACCTGCTCAGGTGTCTTTTGGCTCGGCTGCTTCTGGATTGATGCAGTCTGTCTGCGGTGCCAGGACCCTGCTGTACCCGGAATGTTTGGTGGAGAGCACAGAGATTAAGGTCACAATGGGCAGGACAGAACCAGGGCTCCACTAGAGGAATTCTGAACTTGCGACAAAAGCTAAACCTAGTGACTGAGAGGGTGATTGGGCACACATGAGCCCGAGTCTGCCTGAGGCTTGGCCGGCCTAAACATGAATGTGGGAATTAGTATCTAGCATTCAGATGAAGAGTGTGAATAGAGGCTAGAGAGAATCCCTCAGATCCCGTCCCACCCCATTCCGTCCTACTCTATTCTACGCCCTTTAAGTGGGGAAGCTGGGATCTGGCTCTGGATTCCATTCTCTGGCTCCACACACTCTCCCGGTTAGAAGTGGACGAGGCAGGCAGAGGAGCCCATCGTGAATGTCATTCTGACTGTGCGCCTGTGTAGCCTTGCTTGCGTATCGGCTTTTGATTTCTAGAAGGCTTTTGTGGTCTTTACACAAGGGATGCTTCCATCCTAGCCCTCTCCGGGTCTTCGGACCCACAGGGCCATCTGTCCTgttacatcctcgccagcatgttcCATTAAACACACACCTAGCTTTCACCTCAAACACTCTTCAGCTTGtgccctcagtttccccaggttTGTGTGTGCCTCACACCTGCTGTTTCAGGCACTCGGTTCGCTCAGTCAGACACTCAAGCCAAGTGTCACTCTAGGTAGTTCTCAACTTACTCTACACACCCAGCGATCCAGTCATCAGCTTTACCTTGTTAGTGTGTCATgaacctccctctctccctgtctctgccgtCACCTGGCAACGTCCTTGATTATCACTGGTGTTTCAGTGTGGTCTTCCTGTGTCCAACCTCGCCGTATTCCGTGTATTCTACCGCCAGAGTGGTCATTTAAAAGCACAAATATGCATGTAGTTatccttttaaaactattttggtGATCCCTGGGTGCCCTTGGGATGTGACAGTGACTCATCACGTTGGCACAGAGATGCCTGCTCAATTCTGTACTTCCAGAGCTGAGCTAGGGTTCCCACCAACATTCTTGCACCAGGCAAAACACTACAGTCTTCTAAGA containing:
- the Hint2 gene encoding histidine triad nucleotide-binding protein 2, mitochondrial gives rise to the protein MAAAVLLAVGLRAARRTLAVATSRGAQVRGNAGKSDGSEVAKAQKAAPGGASPTIFSRILDRSLPADILYEDQQCLVFRDVAPQAPVHFLVIPRKPIPRISQAEEDDQQLLGHLLLVAKKVAQAEGLKDGYRLVVNDGKMGAQSVYHLHIHVLGGRQLQWPPG